The following is a genomic window from Photobacterium sp. GJ3.
CAAAAATTGCAAGCCAATTCCAACCTGAAAACCTTTCGTTATTGATAAAATCAGGGATGGCTTCTTTGTTAACACTGGAAGCAAGACGATTCGCTGGAATAATAAACAGGAAACTTAATAAGGAAACAAGCCAATATGGATCAGGCAATCTCGATAAGAACTGAAAAACAAAATACATACCGCCAAGAAAAAGTACAGGCAATGACTGTGGCATGTTTTTTTCATTGGCAGATTTTTTGATATGTTCAAAACAGCTAAATGCCCAAATCGGCGAAAAAAATGCCCGCCAAAAAGGCATCATATTTTGTCCTGTTCTTGCTCTAATAAGCATCCAATTTTTATAGAACCAATAAAAATTATAGATCCCCACTGTGCATATCGACATCACGACCAGTTTGAACGTAGATGTGGAGAAAAAGTATACCTCTGAGTCTCGTTCCAGTGTTTTTTCTGCTGATTGAGTCGGTAGCGCATCTGGATTTAAGTTTTCTGCTTGCAAGTGACACTCCTTTGTATTCCTTACCCCTTTCGAAGGGGTCAAACAGATTATGATTCATGCGTATGTGCACTATGATTATTGGTATTTAGCCGACGTGATAAATTCGCCAAATGACTCACACCACACAATGACCGTATTGTACCCCGATAGGTCGATATCTTTTGGTACTTTCACTACAAAATTTTCAAAAGTCTTCACATCCCCCACAAGCGCCATCTCATTTTTCAGCCGTTGAAAATCAGCTTCGGTTTCGACGAACGCCGGAGACACATACAACTTATAATCCGGGCCAGGCGCAAGCTGCCCCATGAATGTGATGAATTCAGCAGTCAGGGATACTTGCCCCTCTCCCCAGTGAAACGCATCGCTGTCTTTCAGGTCTTTTCTGAACGTGGCTGAATACTGTGCCTGCGATGAGATTTGAATCACTTCAGCTTCAGTGGGTGCTGGCGGGGCAATCAGGATAGGCAGCAGATATATCCCAAGCACAAAACCAAGTACTCCTACAGACAAGTGAGTTACCGAGAGTGTCATGAATGTTTTGAGTTTCATAAGTCAGCTCATTGTTGTGAAAATTTAGTCTAACCGGGATGTCTGAAACACAAAACCCAGCATGACAAGAATAGTCCAGGGTTGGCAGAAAGCTCACCGCCTCAGAGGCATGCGTCATCAGGGTTTCTGTTCATCAATTTTATGAATTGTTCCAAGAGAAACCGCGACCAGTTTTTCTTCCCCTTCGGTTTGGGCATAGACCTTACACTCGCATGTTGCTTGGCGTTTTCCAGCGTATAAAACGGTTGACCTGGCGATCAATCTGTCGCCGATTGCGGGCCTGACATAGTTCACTTTGTATTCTGAAGTGACACATCGTCCCAGTACGGATGCTCCGGCAAAAGTAATACAGTTATCAGCCAAATAGCTAACGACACCACCATGGGCAAACCCATTGTTTTGCTTGAGGTCATCTCTCACCTCAAGGCTCAATTCAGCCGTTCCTACCTCATAAGCGTCCAATGTTGTTCCCAGAAGCAAACTGAAAGTCTGCTGTGACAGAATCTCTTTCCCTTTCTCTAACATATTGCTCAATGTTCAGCTCCTTACTGATCATCCGGAAATCCAACAAATGGCATGGACTGCCCCGCATCAAAATTGACCAAATGACCACTGAATCGATCCAAAAAATTCTCGCTAATCAGTCGGACACAAATAGGATCCGACCAAGGGTACTTCCACTCTTTCAGCCGTTAAACTACCTTCGACATCAATGTTTAAAGGATTCGATGAAATTCTGGATTCATCCACCGGCACGATCGAGTTTTGAATGCGGTATTGCAAAACACCATGCTCTTCAGGATATGAAAACACCATTCCGGATAAAGTTTCGGTGTCTTCTTGCCGGAGTGCAAAACGACTACGAATCACAAAGTGATCAGACTGCGCTTCAACATGTTGTTGAGGCACCTATCAACAACTTCTGGCAGATAAGAAACCCAAAATAATGGCGATCATCGCCTGTGCAGAAAGATGGTTATCATCCTGAATTTGATGTTGCGCGTTGGCGTCCTATAGGTGAACAATCAGCATCGTTTGAACGATTGACACCTGAGTGATCCGGTATGCACTCACATGCCTAAAGTGTCACTATTTTTTGGCAAAGTTAAACTATCGCTTGGTGGTAACTGCCTTTATTGAGACAATACTCTTCGTAACTTCTATACCAATGGACAACCATGAAACTCTTAGTTCGCAACCTTGCCCGCACAACAACTGAACACGATATCCGCAAACTGTTTTCTGAACACGGTGCAGTCGCTGAATGCACGCTCGTTTTAGATCAAGAAACTGGTTTATCGAAAGGCTTTGCTTTCGTCGAAATGCCTGACGTTTCAGAAGCAGAATCTGCGATTGCGGCACTTCATCTGACAAGCGTTGCCAAAAGCAAGATTCGAGTCAAAGCAGCTCAGTAAAACAGATTCTTAAACCAGCTGAAAATGCTGGTTTTTTATTGTCCCAACTACTGCACAACGCTTGGCAATGCAACCATTCAACTCAAACACAACAATCCGAGCAACCGTTATTCAAAGCCAAAAGTAAAACCACTTCCAGAGAGTTCCTTGCGAGACGTTGTGATGTGTTTACTCAACGTATTCTTGTTCAAACCGTATCCCGTTAAATGTATGCGTACAACACTTACAAAATGGTCGTAATGTTGACTCGGTTACTTCAGGATTTGTTATTTTCAGAATACCCCGTTCATCGACATACAAACCGCTATAGTAACTCCTTTCACCAAGACGAACATAGTCTTTGGCACTCTCAAATTCTAATGATACCAGCCAATATATGGGTTCTTTTTTATCGAGCCTCGAAATTGCCTCACTCAACACCACATCCCATTCATTTCCAACTTTAGAAAGAAGAAACTTAAACAGCGGTGTGTAATCTAAACCTCGCGAACCCCTTTCCTCATTCCAAAAGCCGTATCTTTTCTTCGACGGTCCATAATCACCACCATGACAATGATGGACACCATAAGTTCTGGTATTCACCCTTCGATATAAAGGTTTCTTCTCAAACTTTTTCACTTCAGCCTCTCGAGCACAGAATGAATGACATAGGCTCCCCTGCTTTTGGCTTTGCCACACTTGGTCAGTCTGATTACAAAATCGCCTGTGGCCACCATGTCACCATCTGTCTATGGCATTGATTTAGCCAATATCCCGCCAGCCATTATCGGGATGGAAGCTTGTGGTGCTTCCCATAGCTGGGCTCGAGAGCTGACTAATCTCAGTCATGCACCAAAGAGCATTCTATGTTGCGCGATGGCGTCTTAAGAGATGAAAAATCAGCATGATTCTAATGATTGACGCCATCGTCGTTTGTTATGTTTCGTAGCC
Proteins encoded in this region:
- a CDS encoding RNA-binding protein — encoded protein: MKLLVRNLARTTTEHDIRKLFSEHGAVAECTLVLDQETGLSKGFAFVEMPDVSEAESAIAALHLTSVAKSKIRVKAAQ
- a CDS encoding DM13 domain-containing protein; its protein translation is MKLKTFMTLSVTHLSVGVLGFVLGIYLLPILIAPPAPTEAEVIQISSQAQYSATFRKDLKDSDAFHWGEGQVSLTAEFITFMGQLAPGPDYKLYVSPAFVETEADFQRLKNEMALVGDVKTFENFVVKVPKDIDLSGYNTVIVWCESFGEFITSAKYQ
- a CDS encoding transposase; its protein translation is MSPSVYGIDLANIPPAIIGMEACGASHSWARELTNLSHAPKSILCCAMAS
- a CDS encoding PaaI family thioesterase, whose translation is MLEKGKEILSQQTFSLLLGTTLDAYEVGTAELSLEVRDDLKQNNGFAHGGVVSYLADNCITFAGASVLGRCVTSEYKVNYVRPAIGDRLIARSTVLYAGKRQATCECKVYAQTEGEEKLVAVSLGTIHKIDEQKP